In Candidatus Micrarchaeia archaeon, a single window of DNA contains:
- a CDS encoding DUF4116 domain-containing protein, whose product MTLQEFLKKVGGKEGDIIAYASEKEALRAVESDGDALRYVKEQTEAVCLRAVERNGDALQYVKEQTEAVCLKAVER is encoded by the coding sequence ATGACTTTGCAAGAATTTTTAAAAAAAGTCGGCGGAAAAGAGGGCGATATTATTGCGTACGCTTCTGAAAAAGAAGCCCTTAGAGCTGTTGAAAGCGACGGCGACGCTCTCCGGTACGTCAAAGAACAGACAGAGGCCGTTTGCCTTAGAGCTGTTGAAAGAAACGGCGACGCTCTCCAGTACGTCAAAGAACAGACAGAGGCCGTTTGCCTTAAAGCTGTTGAAAGAA